A window of the Cystobacter fuscus genome harbors these coding sequences:
- a CDS encoding YceD family protein has product MRVKIEEIRDEGLKLNERMSLEQLGTALEGSGFRATEPLAVSASLRKVSGGVLLQGQFTSRVAAACKRCLADAVLELPTSFTINLVPESLARGDDVLDEEEQEEKDRGQGESGGSFALDDADEELFDGKIIDLEPIVREQVLLALPMNAVCREDCKGLCGQCGQNLNEKQCDCQEKYVDPRFAALKNIKLQS; this is encoded by the coding sequence ATGCGCGTAAAGATTGAAGAGATTCGAGACGAAGGGCTCAAGTTGAACGAGCGGATGAGCCTGGAGCAGCTCGGCACCGCGCTCGAGGGCTCTGGTTTCCGTGCCACCGAGCCCCTGGCGGTCTCCGCCAGTCTGCGCAAGGTGAGCGGGGGCGTGTTGTTGCAGGGCCAGTTCACCTCGCGCGTGGCGGCGGCGTGCAAGCGCTGCCTGGCCGACGCGGTGCTGGAGCTGCCCACTTCCTTCACCATCAACCTGGTGCCCGAGTCCCTGGCCCGGGGCGATGACGTCCTGGACGAGGAGGAGCAGGAGGAGAAGGACCGGGGCCAGGGCGAGAGCGGCGGCTCGTTCGCGTTGGATGACGCCGACGAGGAGCTGTTCGACGGCAAGATCATCGACCTGGAGCCCATCGTGCGCGAGCAGGTGCTGCTGGCGCTGCCGATGAACGCCGTGTGCCGCGAGGACTGCAAGGGCCTGTGCGGGCAGTGCGGTCAGAACCTCAACGAGAAGCAGTGCGACTGCCAGGAGAAGTACGTGGATCCTCGCTTCGCGGCGCTCAAGAACATCAAGCTCCAGAGCTGA
- the nrdR gene encoding transcriptional regulator NrdR yields MRCPFCQDPENKVIDSRESHEGSVIRRRRECLQCKRRFTTYERVEEIYPLIVKKDGRRETFDRDKLLAGLQKACEKRPVSADQLEETLVAVERLLQGVGEKEVPSSVIGEEVMRRLHALDEVAYVRFASVYRSFRDITEFMAELKDLLSDRTREHKPPRPPDKDG; encoded by the coding sequence ATGCGTTGCCCCTTCTGCCAGGACCCCGAGAACAAGGTCATCGACTCGCGCGAGTCGCATGAGGGCTCCGTCATCCGCCGGCGCCGCGAGTGTCTGCAATGCAAGCGGCGCTTCACCACGTACGAGCGCGTGGAGGAAATCTACCCGCTCATCGTGAAGAAGGACGGCCGGCGCGAGACGTTCGATCGGGACAAGCTGCTCGCGGGGTTGCAGAAGGCGTGCGAGAAGCGGCCGGTGTCGGCGGACCAGCTCGAGGAGACGCTGGTCGCCGTGGAGCGGCTGCTGCAAGGGGTGGGGGAGAAGGAAGTGCCCTCGTCGGTCATCGGCGAGGAGGTGATGCGTCGGCTGCACGCACTGGACGAGGTGGCCTATGTGCGCTTCGCCTCGGTGTACCGGAGCTTCCGTGACATCACCGAGTTCATGGCGGAGCTCAAGGACTTGCTGTCGGACCGGACGCGCGAGCACAAGCCGCCGCGTCCACCGGACAAGGACGGGTAA
- the rpmF gene encoding 50S ribosomal protein L32: protein MGVPKKRTSKMRRDRRRAANNNLRAAVQVIQCSNCKEPILPHRACSACGHYKGRETVPAQA, encoded by the coding sequence GTGGGTGTTCCCAAGAAGCGTACGTCCAAGATGCGTCGTGACCGCCGCCGTGCGGCCAACAACAACCTGCGCGCCGCGGTGCAGGTGATTCAGTGCTCCAACTGCAAGGAGCCGATCCTTCCCCACCGCGCCTGCTCGGCGTGCGGCCACTACAAGGGCCGTGAGACGGTGCCCGCCCAGGCCTGA
- the rpiB gene encoding ribose 5-phosphate isomerase B produces the protein MKVIIASDHAGLELRRELVKALQELRVEVDDVGPTSAESVDYPDYARLVCRAVTEASATRGVLVCGTGMGMAIMANKLPGIRAALCTDEFVARMARAHNDANVLCLGQRVVGAGLARSILEAFLATPFEGGRHQRRLDKIREAESR, from the coding sequence ATGAAGGTCATCATCGCGTCGGATCATGCGGGACTGGAGCTGCGCCGTGAGCTGGTGAAGGCGCTCCAGGAGCTGCGCGTCGAGGTGGATGACGTGGGCCCCACCAGCGCCGAGTCCGTGGACTACCCGGACTATGCCCGCCTGGTGTGCCGGGCGGTGACCGAGGCAAGCGCCACCCGGGGCGTGCTCGTATGTGGCACGGGCATGGGCATGGCCATCATGGCCAACAAGCTCCCGGGCATCCGCGCGGCGTTGTGCACGGACGAGTTCGTGGCCCGCATGGCGCGCGCCCACAACGACGCCAACGTGTTGTGCCTGGGGCAGCGCGTGGTGGGCGCCGGACTCGCCCGCAGCATCCTGGAGGCCTTCCTGGCCACCCCCTTCGAAGGCGGGCGGCACCAGCGGCGTCTGGACAAGATTCGAGAGGCCGAGTCCCGGTGA
- the acpP gene encoding acyl carrier protein — MSTSAIEAKVKSIIADQLGVGEEEIKPESSFIEDLGADSLDIVELVMAMEEEFEVEIPDEEAENIKTVGDAINYVNTHKK, encoded by the coding sequence ATGTCGACTTCTGCTATCGAGGCCAAGGTCAAGTCCATCATCGCCGACCAGCTGGGCGTGGGCGAGGAGGAGATCAAGCCCGAGTCCTCCTTCATCGAAGATCTGGGCGCCGACAGCCTCGACATCGTGGAACTGGTCATGGCGATGGAGGAGGAGTTCGAGGTCGAGATTCCCGACGAGGAGGCCGAGAACATCAAGACCGTCGGCGACGCCATCAACTACGTCAACACCCACAAGAAGTAG
- the glyA gene encoding serine hydroxymethyltransferase: MENTRLLAEVDPEIARAIQDETRRQEEGLELIASENFVSPAVMEAAGSVLTNKYAEGYPGKRYYGGCEVVDVAETLAISRARELFGAEYANVQAHSGSQANMGAYMALMKPGDTLLALDLNSGGHLTHGSAFNFSGKLYKAVHYGLTRDTETIDYAQAAALAKEHKPRVVVVGASAYPRIIDFAKFREIADSVGAALMVDMAHIAGLVAAGLHPSPVPLADIVTSTTHKTLRGPRGGLVLSKEPYAKTLNSQIFPGIQGGPLMHVIAAKAVAFREALSPEFKAYQKQIVANAQALAEALQKGGLRLCSGGTDNHLMLVDLRPKKLVGKVAEEVLGKAGITVNKNMIPFDPEKPTVTSGVRIGTPALTTRGMKEAEMATVGALVVEALDNASDEQRLASIRGRIQEFTRSFPLYASRLK; the protein is encoded by the coding sequence ATGGAGAACACCCGTCTGCTGGCCGAGGTCGATCCCGAAATCGCCCGTGCCATCCAGGACGAGACGCGGCGCCAGGAAGAAGGCCTGGAGCTGATCGCCTCGGAGAACTTCGTCAGCCCCGCGGTGATGGAAGCCGCGGGCTCGGTGCTCACGAACAAGTACGCGGAAGGCTACCCCGGCAAGCGCTACTACGGCGGCTGCGAGGTGGTGGACGTGGCCGAGACGCTCGCCATCTCCCGCGCCCGTGAGCTCTTCGGCGCCGAGTACGCCAACGTCCAGGCCCACTCGGGCAGCCAGGCGAACATGGGCGCCTACATGGCGCTGATGAAGCCGGGTGACACCCTGCTCGCGTTGGACTTGAACTCGGGCGGTCACCTCACCCACGGCTCCGCGTTCAACTTCTCCGGCAAGCTGTACAAGGCCGTGCACTACGGCCTCACCCGGGACACCGAGACGATCGACTACGCGCAGGCGGCCGCCCTGGCCAAGGAGCACAAGCCGCGCGTGGTGGTGGTGGGCGCCTCGGCCTATCCGCGCATCATCGACTTCGCGAAGTTCCGCGAGATCGCCGACAGCGTGGGCGCGGCGCTCATGGTGGACATGGCGCACATCGCGGGCCTGGTGGCCGCGGGGCTGCATCCCTCGCCGGTGCCCCTGGCGGACATCGTCACCAGCACCACCCACAAGACGCTGCGCGGCCCGCGCGGCGGCCTCGTGCTGAGCAAGGAGCCCTACGCCAAGACGCTCAACAGCCAGATCTTCCCGGGCATCCAGGGCGGCCCGCTCATGCACGTCATCGCCGCCAAGGCCGTGGCCTTCCGCGAGGCGCTCAGCCCCGAGTTCAAGGCCTACCAGAAGCAGATCGTCGCCAACGCCCAGGCGCTCGCCGAGGCGCTGCAGAAGGGCGGCCTGCGGCTGTGCTCGGGCGGCACGGACAACCACCTGATGCTCGTGGACCTGCGTCCCAAGAAGCTCGTGGGCAAGGTGGCCGAGGAGGTGCTCGGCAAGGCGGGCATCACGGTGAACAAGAACATGATTCCGTTCGATCCCGAGAAGCCCACGGTGACGTCGGGCGTGCGCATCGGCACTCCGGCCCTCACCACGCGCGGCATGAAGGAGGCGGAGATGGCCACCGTGGGCGCGCTGGTGGTCGAGGCGCTGGACAACGCCTCGGACGAGCAGCGGCTGGCGAGCATCCGGGGCCGCATCCAGGAGTTCACCCGGAGCTTCCCGCTCTACGCCTCGCGCCTGAAGTAG
- the plsX gene encoding phosphate acyltransferase PlsX, producing the protein MRLVLDAMGGDHAPEAPVRGALLFAREHPEHEVVLVGAPARLGACLAREGGAPGNVYPYPATEVVEMEEDAFAAIRRKKDSSLRVGFELVRRGEAQALVSAGHSGAVMAGALLLLGRLPGVDRPAIATLLPTLKGPGHCLLLDSGANVECRPVHLAQWAVLGSAYMRALLGIERPRVAVLSNGEEPSKGTALTREASALLRRSELNFAGYVEGRSLFSGDVEVAVTDGFTGNVVLKTTEGAAAGVTGLLRSAIERGGLPLKLGALLLRPIFAGLKTRLDYAEVGGAPLLGIEGVGIVAHGRSSPRAIQQALVAALRNAEAGLRAELTRCIAQAASWLPVRQRGGTRAWTGSSGEPGGLRR; encoded by the coding sequence ATGAGGCTCGTCCTGGATGCGATGGGGGGTGACCATGCCCCCGAGGCCCCCGTGCGGGGCGCCCTCCTGTTCGCGCGTGAGCACCCGGAGCACGAGGTGGTGCTCGTGGGGGCACCCGCGCGCCTGGGCGCATGCCTGGCCCGTGAGGGAGGGGCGCCGGGCAACGTGTACCCCTACCCCGCGACCGAGGTGGTGGAGATGGAGGAGGACGCCTTCGCGGCCATCCGTCGCAAGAAGGACTCCTCCCTGCGGGTGGGCTTCGAGCTGGTGCGCCGGGGCGAGGCCCAGGCGCTGGTGTCGGCGGGACACTCGGGTGCGGTGATGGCCGGGGCGCTGTTGCTGCTCGGACGCCTGCCCGGGGTGGATCGCCCGGCGATCGCCACGCTGCTGCCCACGCTCAAGGGCCCGGGGCACTGCCTGTTGCTGGACTCCGGGGCCAACGTGGAGTGCCGCCCCGTCCACCTCGCGCAGTGGGCGGTGCTCGGCAGCGCCTACATGCGCGCCCTGCTGGGCATCGAGCGGCCCCGCGTGGCGGTGCTCTCCAATGGAGAGGAGCCCTCCAAGGGCACGGCACTCACGCGCGAGGCCTCCGCGTTGCTCCGGCGCTCGGAGCTGAACTTCGCCGGCTACGTCGAGGGCCGGAGTCTCTTCTCCGGGGACGTGGAGGTGGCCGTCACCGATGGCTTCACCGGCAACGTGGTCCTCAAGACGACCGAGGGGGCGGCCGCGGGGGTGACGGGTCTGTTGCGCTCGGCGATCGAGCGGGGAGGGCTGCCGCTCAAGCTGGGGGCCCTGCTGCTGCGGCCCATCTTCGCGGGATTGAAGACGCGGTTGGACTACGCGGAAGTGGGCGGCGCCCCGCTGCTCGGCATCGAGGGGGTGGGGATCGTGGCCCATGGCCGCAGCTCGCCCCGTGCCATCCAACAGGCCCTGGTTGCCGCCCTGCGCAATGCCGAGGCGGGACTGCGGGCCGAGTTGACGCGATGCATCGCCCAGGCGGCCTCCTGGCTCCCCGTGCGTCAGCGCGGGGGGACGAGGGCGTGGACGGGGTCCTCGGGAGAGCCGGGGGGGTTGAGACGTTAA
- the fabD gene encoding ACP S-malonyltransferase — MSKIAFIFPGQGSQTVGMGKDLYEKFPEARAVFEAADEALGEKLTQLMFEGPEAGLKLTANTQPAILTVSVAAHAVFSKRGPAPAFVAGHSLGEYSALVVAGALSLPDAVRAVRARGSFMQEAVPEGVGAMAAILGLTPDKVKAACDEVAQDQVVAPANYNSPEQTVIAGNAQAVERAGARCKELGAKRVMPLPVSAPFHCALMNPVKPRLAQVFSGVKVSAPSVPVVTNVEARPNADAARVVPLLLEQVSAPVRWIECVEALKAEGVTRLVELGPGKVLSGLTKRISKDLESFNVEDSASLEKVLAALGA, encoded by the coding sequence ATGTCGAAGATCGCGTTCATCTTCCCCGGCCAGGGCAGTCAGACGGTCGGCATGGGGAAGGACCTGTACGAGAAGTTCCCCGAGGCCCGGGCCGTCTTCGAGGCGGCCGACGAGGCGCTGGGCGAGAAGCTCACCCAGCTCATGTTCGAGGGCCCGGAGGCCGGACTCAAGCTGACGGCCAACACGCAGCCGGCCATCCTCACGGTGTCGGTGGCGGCACATGCCGTCTTCTCCAAGCGGGGCCCGGCGCCCGCGTTCGTCGCGGGACACTCACTGGGTGAGTACTCGGCGCTGGTGGTGGCCGGCGCGCTGTCGCTGCCGGACGCGGTGCGGGCGGTGCGCGCCCGCGGCTCCTTCATGCAGGAGGCGGTGCCCGAGGGCGTGGGGGCCATGGCCGCCATCCTCGGCCTGACACCGGACAAGGTGAAGGCGGCGTGCGACGAGGTGGCCCAGGATCAGGTGGTGGCTCCGGCCAACTACAACTCGCCCGAGCAGACGGTCATCGCGGGCAACGCCCAGGCGGTGGAGCGCGCCGGGGCCCGGTGCAAGGAGCTGGGCGCCAAGCGCGTGATGCCGCTGCCCGTGTCCGCCCCCTTCCACTGCGCGCTGATGAATCCGGTCAAGCCGCGCCTGGCGCAGGTGTTTTCCGGGGTGAAGGTGTCCGCCCCGAGCGTGCCGGTGGTGACCAACGTGGAGGCGCGCCCCAACGCGGACGCGGCGCGCGTGGTGCCGCTCCTGCTCGAGCAGGTCAGCGCGCCGGTGCGGTGGATCGAGTGCGTGGAGGCGCTCAAGGCCGAGGGCGTCACGCGCCTCGTGGAGCTGGGCCCGGGCAAGGTGCTCAGCGGCCTCACCAAGCGCATCAGCAAGGACCTCGAGTCGTTCAACGTCGAAGACTCCGCGAGCCTGGAGAAGGTCCTCGCGGCCCTGGGAGCCTGA
- the fabG gene encoding 3-oxoacyl-[acyl-carrier-protein] reductase — protein sequence MSTFKDKVVLVTGGSRGIGRAISVGFAKQGAKVVIGYAGNEAAAQEALGLVQAAGAQGEIIRFDVADTAACASTVEHVVKTHGRLDVLVNNAGIAVDGLVMRLKDEDWDRQLDTNLRGAFALIRAASRPMMKQKGGAIINLTSVVGEMGNGGQAAYSASKAGLIGLTKSVAKELASRNIRVNAVSPGFIATDMTAYLEGETREKMLGAIPLGRLGSAEEVAQAVLFLASDAATYITGEVLKVNGGMYM from the coding sequence ATGAGCACGTTCAAGGACAAGGTGGTGCTGGTGACGGGAGGCTCGCGCGGAATCGGCCGGGCCATCTCGGTGGGCTTCGCGAAGCAGGGCGCCAAGGTGGTGATCGGCTACGCGGGCAACGAGGCCGCGGCGCAGGAGGCCCTGGGGCTCGTCCAGGCCGCGGGCGCCCAGGGTGAGATCATCCGCTTCGACGTGGCGGACACCGCCGCGTGCGCGAGCACCGTGGAGCACGTCGTCAAGACGCACGGCCGCCTGGACGTGCTCGTGAACAACGCGGGCATCGCGGTGGACGGCCTGGTGATGCGCTTGAAGGACGAGGACTGGGACCGGCAGCTCGACACCAACCTCCGGGGCGCCTTCGCCCTGATCCGCGCCGCCAGCCGGCCGATGATGAAGCAGAAGGGGGGAGCCATCATCAACCTCACCTCCGTGGTGGGGGAGATGGGCAACGGCGGACAGGCCGCCTACTCGGCGTCCAAAGCGGGCCTCATCGGGTTGACCAAGTCGGTGGCCAAGGAACTGGCCAGCCGCAACATCCGGGTGAACGCGGTTTCCCCGGGCTTCATCGCCACGGACATGACGGCCTACCTCGAGGGTGAGACGCGCGAGAAGATGCTGGGCGCCATCCCCCTGGGCCGTCTGGGCTCCGCCGAGGAGGTCGCCCAGGCGGTACTTTTCCTGGCCAGTGACGCCGCCACCTACATCACCGGAGAGGTCCTCAAGGTGAACGGCGGCATGTACATGTAG
- the fabF gene encoding beta-ketoacyl-ACP synthase II gives MSNRRVVITGTGIITALGTGTEKNWQAMLAGQSGIATITRFELGKMDTRFAGEVKDFQPEQFIDRREVRRMDLFAQYALAAADMAVKESGLPIGPDAPHGYQAEKVGVIVGSGIGGISSLEEQHRKGLEKGFDRLSPFFIIQMIINMAPGLISMRYGCKGPNWSPVSACATSAHAIGEAWKSIRLGECDAVIAGGAEAAITPLGMGGFSVMKALSNRNDDPMRASRPFDKERDGFVMGEGAGIIVLEELEHAKKRGANILAELVGYGANSDAHHVTQPAPEGEGAARCMRLALASAGMNPEDVGYINAHGTSTPFNDANETKAIKTVFGAHARKLPVSSTKSMTGHMLGAAGGAEAVVSVMTLQRGVIPPTINLTSPDPECDLDYVPNQAREQRVDSVMSNSFGFGGTNAVLVFKRFR, from the coding sequence GTGTCAAACCGACGAGTCGTCATCACCGGGACCGGAATCATCACGGCACTGGGAACCGGCACCGAGAAGAACTGGCAGGCGATGCTCGCCGGTCAATCCGGTATCGCGACCATCACCCGCTTCGAGCTGGGGAAGATGGATACCCGCTTCGCGGGTGAGGTGAAGGACTTCCAGCCCGAACAGTTCATCGACCGGCGCGAGGTGCGCCGCATGGATCTGTTCGCCCAGTATGCGCTCGCCGCGGCGGACATGGCGGTGAAGGAAAGCGGGCTGCCCATCGGGCCGGACGCGCCCCACGGCTACCAGGCCGAGAAGGTGGGCGTCATCGTCGGCTCGGGCATCGGTGGGATCTCCTCGCTGGAGGAGCAGCACCGCAAGGGGCTGGAGAAGGGGTTCGACCGGCTCTCGCCCTTCTTCATCATCCAGATGATCATCAACATGGCGCCGGGCCTCATCTCCATGCGCTATGGGTGCAAGGGGCCCAACTGGTCGCCCGTGTCCGCCTGCGCCACCAGCGCGCACGCCATCGGCGAGGCGTGGAAGTCCATCCGCCTGGGCGAGTGCGACGCGGTCATCGCCGGTGGGGCCGAGGCCGCCATCACGCCGCTGGGCATGGGTGGCTTCTCGGTGATGAAGGCGCTGTCCAACCGCAACGATGATCCGATGCGCGCCAGCCGCCCGTTCGACAAGGAGCGCGACGGCTTCGTGATGGGCGAGGGCGCGGGCATCATCGTGCTCGAGGAGCTGGAGCACGCGAAGAAGCGCGGCGCCAACATCCTGGCGGAGCTGGTGGGCTACGGGGCCAACTCGGACGCGCACCACGTGACGCAGCCGGCCCCCGAGGGCGAGGGCGCGGCGCGCTGCATGCGCCTGGCGCTCGCCTCCGCGGGGATGAACCCCGAGGACGTGGGCTACATCAACGCGCACGGCACCTCGACGCCGTTCAACGACGCCAACGAGACCAAGGCCATCAAGACGGTCTTCGGCGCGCACGCCAGGAAGCTGCCCGTCTCCTCCACCAAGTCCATGACGGGCCACATGCTCGGCGCGGCCGGTGGCGCCGAGGCCGTGGTGAGCGTGATGACGCTCCAGCGCGGGGTCATCCCGCCGACCATCAACCTGACCTCGCCGGATCCCGAGTGCGATCTGGACTACGTGCCCAACCAGGCGCGTGAGCAGCGCGTGGACTCGGTGATGAGCAACTCGTTTGGTTTTGGTGGCACCAACGCGGTGTTGGTGTTCAAGCGCTTCCGGTAG